The Spea bombifrons isolate aSpeBom1 chromosome 4, aSpeBom1.2.pri, whole genome shotgun sequence genome segment GCTCCTGAGATGCCTTCAGCAGAACACTATGCTGGAGCATCCTCTGCATTTTCTGTGAGCTACAACACTATGCTGGAGCATCCTCTGCTCCTGAGATTCCTACAGCCAGAACACTATGCTGGAGCATCCTCTGCACCTGAGATGTGTACAGCCAGAATGCTATGCTGGAGCATCCTCTGCATTTTCTGTGAGCTACAACACTATGCTGGAGCATCCTCTGCTCCTGAGATGCCTACAGCCAGAACACTATGCTGGAACATCCTCTGCTCCTGAGATTCCTACAGCCAGAACACTATGCTGGAGCATCCTCTGCACCTGAGATGTGTACAGCCAGAACGCTATGCTGGAGCATCCTCTGCTCCTGAGATGCCTACAGCCAGAACACTATGCTGGAGCATCCTCTGCTCCTGAGATGCCTTCAGCAGAACACTATGCTGGAGCATCCTCTGCATTTTCTGTGAGCTACAACACTATGCTGGAGCATCCTCTGCTCCTGAGATGCCTTCAGCAGAACACTATGCTGGAGCATCCTCTGCATTTTCTGTGAGCTACAACACTATGCTGGAGCATCCTCTGCTCCTGAGATTCCTACAGCCAGAACACTATGCTGGAGCATCCTCTGCACCTGAGATGTGTACAGCCAGAATGCTATGCTGGAGCATCCTCTGCATTTTCTGTGAGCTACAACACTATGCTGGAGCATCCTCTGCTCCTGAGATGCCTACAGCCAGAACACTATGCTGGAACATCCTCTGCTCCTGAGATTCCTACAGCCAGAACACTATGCTGGAGCATCCTCTGCACCTGAGATGTGTACAGCCAGAACGCTATGCTGGAGCATCCTCTGCTCCTGAGATGCCTACAGCCAGAACACTATGCTGGAGCATCCTCTGCTCCTGAGATGCCTACAGCCAGAACACTATGCTGGAGCATCCTCTGCTCCTGAGATTCCTACAGCCAGAACACTATGCTGGAGCATCCTCTGCTCCTGAGATTCCTACAGCCAGAACACTATGCTGGAGCATCCTCTGCACCTGAGATGTGTACAGCCAGAACGCTATGCTGGAGCATCCTCTGCTCCTGAGATGCCTACAGCCAGAACACTATGCTGGAGCATCCTCTGCTCCTGAGATGCCTTCAGCAGAACACTATGCTGGAGCATCCTCTGCATTTTCTGTGAGCTACAACACTATGCTGGAGCATCCTCTGCTCCTGAGATGCCTTCAGCAGAACACTATGCTGGAGCATCCTCTGCATTTTCTGTGAGCTACAACACTATGCTGGAGCATCCTCTGCTCCTGAGATTCCTACAGCCAGAACACTATGCTGGAGCATCCTCTGCACCTGAGATGTGTACAGCCAGAATGCTATGCTGGAGCATCCTCTGCATTTTCTGTGAGCTACAACACTATGCTGGAGCATCCTCTGCTCCTGAGATGCCTACAGCCAGAACACTATGCTGGAACATCCTCTGCTCCTGAGATTCCTACAGCCAGAACACTATGCTGGAGCATCCTCTGCACCTGAGATGTGTACAGCCAGAACGCTATGCTGGAGCATCCTCTGCTCCTGAGATGCCTACAGCCAGAACACTATGCTGGAGCATCCTCTGCTCCTGAGATGCCTACAGCCAGAACACTATGCTGGAGCATCCTCTGCTCCTGAGATTCCTACAGCCAGAACACTATGCTGGAGCATCCTCTGCTCCTGAGATTCCTACAGCCAGAACACTATGCTGGAGCATCCTCTGCACCTGAGATGTGTACAGCCAGAACGCTATGCTGGAGCATATTCTGTCTTTTCTAGGAGCCACAACACTATGCTGGAACATCCTCTGCTCCTACAGCCAGGACACTATGCTGGAGTTATCTGGCAGTTGTGACAGAGGGCGTACCAGGCTGGTGATCTATGCATGATGGCTAAATATTCCTTTAAAGAATGAATGAAAACTATTACACGTGTCTTCCATCTCTATCTCTTTACTTTGCTTTGTTTAATCATTAAGCCAGCGTAGAAAATGTCCTGAATGAAACGAAGCCTGTCTTAGCACAGCTGCACAGCTCCCATGTAGCCTCGGCTCCTAAAGCAGCTTGACTTTTCTGGACTTCGCCTGTTGATCTGGAGTAATTTTTTCAGATCTGGAGGGCAGGTGGCACTGTTTCCCACATTAGCCTGTTTAGCTGGCTATCTTTCCAGCAAGAGATGTAGACTTCTAAGGCAAaattccttaaaaataactcaacgcTTACAAAATACATGCTGGGGAAATAAACGTGCTATTGACTGTCCCAGCATGCTGCTACAATTACCAATCAGTGGGAATGCTTATGTCACACGTGTATAGGAGTCTCATTAGACACCCTGGAACTCTCTTGTAAACCAGATCTTTAGCCGGCAGTGGGCGAGTATAGCACTTGTGCGCGCTGGCAAGTGTTCAACACATCTCTTGCGAGCCAAGAGTTCATGTTGGAAAGAGAACAAATACATGAGCTGGGTGGGATTGATATTCAATTAAATTGTATAAGACGGCCGGAGTGCCTTTTTGCCTTTCCAGTGGCGTGCTTGGGGAGGGAGCTTCAGGACAGGACATTGATTGCACAATATTTGCTCTGCCACGTTTCAACTTCCATTAGGtgaacatttaaacaaaatgacCACAGAACATTTGCATACACTGgttgacaaacaaaaaacacaagctgTAAAATGTTTCATGGCTACATTTTCGGATGTTAATAGCCTTGACTACAATGACTACTACCTTTTAAATAACTCATTGTGGAAATTCTCTTTTGTCTTACTAAACAGACTCTTTCCTGCCCTCTGGCTTTCTTATTCACCTCAATTCAGAGGCAACAAATATTAGTGATGTGCCATAGTCATACAGAATAAATTTACTGATTTACCTTAGAAAAATGGTGTCTGGATCTTTGAAAAGGCACAATGGTAGCATCTGCTAAAAACAtaattagctattttttttaaaaaaaatttaaatacccATAATGGAACTGGTAAGTGTAGTGTTTAATGTATTCACTGGAaaatttaatgggttaaagctGTTATATATCATGATTAAAATTAGTCATAAGACAACGCATATTTCCTGATCCTGAGATATcaattgccattttaactttAGTCATTTGGCTGTTCTTCGATGTCCTTCGTACAATATTTCTGGATTAGCTGAGACTGGAAGAAGTAAGTTTGTTATATGTGGAGTGTGCGTTGGCATGATAGAGTTGCTTGATTGCAGGACTCCTCTCATGATGGCCTGCACTAGAAAAAATCTAGATGTGATTAAAGATCTGATTGTACATGGAGCCAATCCAAGGCTGAAGAACAAGGATGGGTGGAACTGCTTCCACATAGCTTCGCGAGAGGGAGACCCAGCCATTATCTGTTACCTCCTAGACATCTGTCCAGACGTATGGAACACAGAGAGCAAGATTAAGAGAACTCCTTTACACACAGCAGGTATTAaagttattcactttaccccaAAAAGGTTTTTCAGAAAGTACTTTCCATGCCCCTATGGGCTGAGCATCCTTATGTATGATGCACTTGTCTAATGTTATAAACACACATTGAAATCTCCTCTTCCACAACTTGTGCTGTACTTTGTCAGTGTTTTAACTTTTGTAATATATAGACTAGCGAGTGTTCTGTGAAGTAATGATTGTTTTATGTTACCTTCTATATATCAGCGATGCATGGGTGCTTCAAGGCGGTGGAAGTGTTGCTAGAGAGGTAAGGTTCATGTATAGGTGATAATGTGCTCCTTCTAAACAAGCTTGGTGGAGACACGCAGTCTGTATGTAACGGGCAGAGCGACACGCAGTAATGGGCTCCCGTTGCCTTTATCGCTTGTAACTGTTTTTAAGTAATAAGCCCACTGCCACCTTCTCTATGCCTTTGTGGCTTCTTGTGTGCACTTCCTCAGTGCATTTTTTGGAAACAATGCTGGCCAGAGTATACATTGATGTGGGAGCACCTGGAAAAGACTATTTGTAATAGAATAAGTATACGAATGCCACTTCAAGGGGCCTCAAGTACAGTGGTTGGATAATACGAACCTCAAACATCTTAGTTTCTCCTCTTTTCAGGTGTGGCTACGAGCCGGATTGTAAGGACAGCTGTGGAGTGACTCCCTTCATGGATGCTGTGCAGAACGGCCATGTTCGCGTTGCTCAGCTTCTCAGGGACCGGAAAAGGGTACGTTACTTGTATGTGCTAGTTTAGCGCTGTACTAGTGAACCCAATAGTGAGGAGGCTATGCAGTTCGTAATCAGTTGACACAAGAGAAGTACTTTAGTTTCTGTGAAATGTATATGATAGATGCATAGGCTGATTCTGCTGCTCCCCTGAGCTATTTCCCTCAGGAAGACAGGGCTCAACAAACCCTTGGCGCTAGGTCACCATGGCGACTAGAAACCACTTTCTGGCCCCCAGGGTTTGGCAGGGCTGCCAATGTGAATCTGTCAACCTGTGCTTTCCTGCGGGGGGGGGCTGTGAGTCATGTAACGCACGTTACGTGACCCCCCCCTGGGCACCTCGCCTCACCGGGCCCCCAGATTCATGATGGCAACAGCATGGCTGGACTCCATGGGGTGAGGGGGGAGCTTAGGTAGTTTTAAATGTAATGAGCAGCCCAGACGTAAAGATTTAGACTTCTGCCGAGAGATCAAAATCTTACATTAACTCTATTGAGTCTATAAACCTCGTGTTAAAGACTTCATACAAATTTCATAATTTTTGTAATTGTATtggtaatataatattttataataaaagacCACATTCATTTTGTGTAATCCTCCATTGTGTTCTGTTAAGGGTACTATGTTTTCAGAGCCagttataacatttatttatgtggGTGACCCCCTTTAGGGTAAACATGTctattttaaatggttaatgtctAATAGTCTTTATTCCATAGGTTTCCCACACAGCCGTGGATAAAATTGGTGCCCAGGCTTTGCATCTGGCTGCAGTAACTGGACAGGATCAATCTATCCGGTACCTCGTGTCTGATCTCGGTGTCAACATAAACGAGAAAGCAACTTCAGCCCAACTTAGCGCGCTTCATTATGCCGCAAAGGTCTAGTATGTTACATGGTTATTCACGATATTGTTCCTTTTGGTGTTTGCAAGTTATTTTTGAAAGCTTTGGGagtcaattattttatttgacaaGCATCTCCAACTTTCATAAGTTATCCCGAGATAAAGACGAGACGCTCAGTCCAGTGAATGTCCCTTAGGGGTTTTATTCAGGGCTGGATCTGGAATGAtggggtggccctggcactttaaatcCAACAGCCACTTGATGATCCCGGAAACAATTTTAATACCATAGGTGAAAATTCTACTTATTTGTGATCACTACATGATGTGGGAGGGTTTTAGAGAAGCATTCAAGCTACTGAAAAGATATAACCATATGGTAATGGCATTAGGATGGTCTTTTGTACTAGTATAGTATTTAAAAGCTACTATGACATTATTCTCACTACCGTGTTCTAAGTTTGCCCTTTTAGGCACAATAATTGTGTAACCAATAAGGGTGTAATTTATTTAGCttaacaccccccaaaaaaaaatcagcctcaGTTCCCTGTGCCTTCACCCAAAGTACTTATTTAAATCTGTCAATAAAACTTGACGTTTGGTAATGGGTTTCATAATAAGGTATGAAATAAACATATCCTGATTTCCAATAAAATCCTATGCTTTCCCTGCTCCCATCAGCAGATGGCCTTAGCTGAACAGTGACATaatgattattaattatgatggtaaagcattttttttttaactcgcTGCCcatgttttaattaatgttacAGGAAGGACATCTCGGCACAATTTCAACTCTACTGTCACTTGGTGCTGATCTCCACTATAAAGATGCGAAACAGAGATCCGGTAAGAGTTCAATGAGTCGGTTGATTTGGAAAACAGTCTCATGCATAtccattttattgtaaaatgttaCCACCCTGATCTAAAGCTATGTAGAATGCAGAAACATTTATGAGCCGGAAAAGGATGCATCAATAaagataaatatacattatatttctgcaccaaacacacatttcaaacaaagtatcattttttttttgttgtaagaacatgttttaaattaaaaatacatttaaatctaCTGAGTGTCATTTTGAATGTCTTAATTTTTATAACTCAGTGGTGctgtcaggttttttttatgtcaggGCCATGCCATTTGCAATCAAGATTAGAAAtgatggaaataataataattgttaaaaGTATTACTTTGAAAGTAATTGTATTGAgatgtttgaaaagtggtcttatcatcATAGCGGCCAGTAAAATGGTTTCGTAAGCAGAAATCATAAAACCCCCCCAGTATAAGAGGAACCCATACATTTAAGCTAACCCTACAAATAGGGAAGTATTTAACCAAAATCCCTCCTGTAGTAATAAACATCTTTTGTGTCTAGGAAGGTTTTTTAGTATTCCTTTGTACAGTTGTTGTTACACCAGGTATACAATGTGTGAACATACAAGACCAATGTATCTATGGCTGTAGGCACTTTCTCATACAGTATGGTGTGTCCTCCTTGCAGCTCTTCACTTGGCGTCTGCTGGCCAACATGCACAATGCGTTCACTTTCTGCTGGCGTCTGGAATAAAGGATTCATGCGACTCATCTGGGTTTAAAGCAGTAGATCTTGCAAAGAAACCAGATGTTCAGCAAGTCTTCCGCGCtcatttaaatgaattaaaccCCAGTTAAAgttgcctgtaatttaggacTGTGTACTCTGGCTACAGGTAGCGGTACAGGACTCTGGTATCAAAGATGATTCACTTCTTCAACTTAAACCAGGACAACTAATTCACCGTGCACCCTGTTATTTTGTGTACTTAAGGATTTGCGGCTTCCTGAATCCGAATTATTTTGCTGCGAGCTTACAATGTTTGTTAGAATGACTGTATGGCTGAATTCTGCACAATTCCCAGATAACTTTATAGCACAGCTGCTAATGAGGTCTGCAGGTAATAGCCGAATAAACAAATTGGATATACTTTAAAGGGGCACTTTATTGCATACTATAGCTGAAATGTTTGTGTGCTTGAGAAATGTTTAGCCCAGATGTGcgtgaacagtttggggaaggaccttttctatttcagcatgactgtgccccagtgcacaaagcaaggtccataaagtcaTGGTTGGTTGGGTTAGAGGaacagtggaagctgttatagctgcaaacttcatattaatgtctatgtattgaaTGCAATGCCAtacaagtccctgttggtgtaatgatcaggtgtccctATATTTTTATCAATATAGTGTATGTAGTGCAACACAAATCCTGACAAAGTATACAAATGTAGGTGAATATTTGTTaagctgtgtatatatatatataatatatgggtttgccccccccttctaaATGTTTCTACTTACATGTATTTGTGTTCCTACAATATGGCCTGAAAAGTGTCCTATTATACGTTGTTGGATGCTCACAGTTGCGAAATGTACATTAATACACACAGATACATCAGGAATTTTACATTTGCCTGTATATTTACAGTATGTTGCACTGCGTGGTGGGGAAAGTGTTAATACCAGCCTGCGCTGATTTTAATTCTTTGTGCAGAAACTGATGGCATCTCAATACCGACACCTATTATTTATAGTTTGATGGAGCGCCATCAAATGCTGTAGCGCTGTACGCTGGGAACTACCGCTTTTAACTATATCAAGAAGAACGGATGTGGGGACCGCAACGCTAACTGCGCTCCAACTCGTAGCCTGCAAGCCGGTGGTATGAAAGTGATGACCGCTGTGCTATAGCTCCGAGTAGCGGCTGTACCCTGATATAAAATACTTATGGGAGCCTGATTTGCAATAGATTATTGCTACTAACCAAAAATACAGCTGTTGGGCCCTCTCTGCAAATCCTTACCTAGAGATCATCACTTGGCAGCGATCATGTCAACAGGACTGGACCTGGTCTTTATATAGATCGGTTCTGGGACAAGGTTCCAAATGTGGATCTACTACCGTGGAAACAAACAATGTGTAGCTAATGATCTTTCCCTGATAGGAAGGGCATTCAGTATTACATATTGTACAcgttgtgtgtgtatgtatgtgtaaatatatatatacactaatttttttattacatgtttaaGCAGCTGAATGATGATGTGTTTTtactctgtatgtattaatagaTTTTGTCGGGTAGTATAACGATTATTCGGTGCACCCATATGTATGTACACGATTTGTATTACTGTGATTTGTATTCGGATCAGATAGCTATTTTATCAATAAACAAAATCTGCCATGGAGAGCCCTGTCGCAGACACTGTCATAAATCTTATTACAGAACCGCCCCGGTATCGCGTTTAACCAATCACAGCCCGCCAACCTTGCTGTCTGTAATCCTGTAGGTCAGAAGCGCCCGTACCGTCCCCACCCATCGTTTTTATGCTAGAAGAGTCACATGACCCTATTCCGCTGCCAACCAGCGAGCTCTGAAAGAAAGGTGACGTAACCAGTTAGACCATTCTCGCAACATTCGCTGCTCGCTGCTGTGTGCTGATTGGTTGAGTGAAGCTTCAGGCTTGTCCGTGCCACGAGGAGGCGGTCCGTACGTGCGCGCTCCTATCCGCTCTTTCTCCTGTCAGCGCTTCCGTGTCTGCCACACGCGCATTATTGGAGCGCGCTCCCGGTTTTCTTCCCGTTGACACCCGAATTAcctgcacccaggcaccatgAATGAGGAATACGATGTGATCGTGCTGGGTACCGGCCTGACGGTGAGAATAAGACATTTTCCTACGGCTTCTTGTGCAGGCCACACCCCCGCCTTCTGCTGAAACCTTTGACGGAGAGAAGCCGCCTGATCGCGGCCTAGATCCTGGGGACACTCCCTGCGTGGCCCTACGGTCTAGAATTCGTTATTGTCTTCACTGTGTATAGGGCAGAATAATGCTTTCGCCTTGCTTTTTAGTAACACAAACCGTAGCGATgtattgatattttatttaatattattgacGGACGTGCAAGGTGTAGGTTTATCTATCTCACGCCAGAACCTTTCATGAATCATTCCAggaggtatgtgtgtgtatgtgtatatatatatatatatatatatatatatatatatatatatatatatatatatatatatatatgtgtgtgtgtgtgtgtaatatacacATAGTGTGTATGTGGTTCCAAAATAATACCTGTTTGTTGGACTAACATTGCATTTAgaagatgtgtgtgtatatatatatatatatatatatatataatgtgtgtgtatatgtatatacatatatagtttcTCTCCACCCTTTCTCAGTTTAGAATCGCTTTGAAAAACAATAGCCGGATTGCTGATACAAGTAGCCGGGTTTTATACAGGTTTGCTCCGAGCATCATatatactttaatgcatatgatggaaTCCCCCATGTGCGTCTCCTTTTTTCCTCCCACATAGAAGGTATTTTCGCTGGACGTGGTATACTGACCATcggtcagctccagcactggctcgcAGGTGACTTCCTAGGAGTTCGTTCCTACCGCCGATTAGTAAGCAGCCAATCTTTACAGTTAAATGAAGGAGGCGTTCCCCTGCAGCTtttgagctgcagcttctcccttaAGTAATTGTATTCATTTCCAGCCTTCCCCCCTTTAATTGGCTTCACTTAACCTGTATAACTTTATTAGAAGCCACCTACATCCTCTTTTAGTTTGCCCCGTTTTACCTCACTACCTTGATTTGTTTAGGGAGGAATATATAAACTTAATTTGCATCCAATTAGACTAATCACGTGCGGTGCTGGCGTTGTAAGATAATATGTTTACATAGTAATGTGGTTTATTAAGTATAGCAAACTAAGAGAGATAATCTGCATATTACGCTCATAGCCAAGGTGCCCAAACTGGGGAACCGTAGGAAAAAAGAGCAGCTCAAACATTTCAGGGAGAAATATGGAAtcaacacagaaaataaaaacctaCATTGCTTTTAGTAGTGTGTTTCCAGGAATGCGTAAAACTCGGTGACACTGCTACGTTTTAACGTGACACTCTCTTATTAAAGGACATCCTGCTCGGTTTTCTGGTTCTCATTCTATCTCTCTGATCACACGCTTGGTGTGTCTGTTTGCAGTAACTGTCTTTTTGGTGTACCCCACCGCTCCTTCTGTTCTCTCTATACGCTGCCTTCGTCTTGTGCTTTGCGTTACGGTGCCATCTTGGTTGCTCTCCTTCCATTGTGTTACTACTTGCCTACCTTTGTTCCAACTGGATGTCTTCTTGATTCCCCAAACTCAATCGCTCTAAAACCGAGATTCTAATCTCCAGCACTGATTGCCCGGGTGTTGCAGTGACGTCCCTCTCTCATATACAAACCTTCCCAAGGGCTGACCCTGTCCTTTTGGAATAGCCTACGCTGGCTTATCAGACTACCCCTAGTGTCCAGCTAACCCCACTCCTCCATCCTACCCCAGCCTCGCTTCTACTGTCCCATGTCTCCCACCATCCGCTCTTATTCCTCCAAACCAAAACACCGCAAAACGTAttgatgtattaaaaaaataaataagtaaaacccAGCATGCATAGGTTAGGCTTGAGTCTCATTTGAGGCTGTTTCG includes the following:
- the ANKRD16 gene encoding ankyrin repeat domain-containing protein 16 isoform X1; protein product: MSGEEQQKHILKLIQEGKCGLFQEELRKEARSLGDLSIKHFGRSGDTLLHYAARHGHLDILTYLVEVMGMDIEVLNNDYKRPLHEAASMGHHQCLLYLLSKGAEVDCLKKADWTPLMMACTRKNLDVIKDLIVHGANPRLKNKDGWNCFHIASREGDPAIICYLLDICPDVWNTESKIKRTPLHTAAMHGCFKAVEVLLERCGYEPDCKDSCGVTPFMDAVQNGHVRVAQLLRDRKRVSHTAVDKIGAQALHLAAVTGQDQSIRYLVSDLGVNINEKATSAQLSALHYAAKEGHLGTISTLLSLGADLHYKDAKQRSALHLASAGQHAQCVHFLLASGIKDSCDSSGFKAVDLAKKPDVQQVFRAHLNELNPS
- the ANKRD16 gene encoding ankyrin repeat domain-containing protein 16 isoform X2, with the translated sequence MMACTRKNLDVIKDLIVHGANPRLKNKDGWNCFHIASREGDPAIICYLLDICPDVWNTESKIKRTPLHTAAMHGCFKAVEVLLERCGYEPDCKDSCGVTPFMDAVQNGHVRVAQLLRDRKRVSHTAVDKIGAQALHLAAVTGQDQSIRYLVSDLGVNINEKATSAQLSALHYAAKEGHLGTISTLLSLGADLHYKDAKQRSALHLASAGQHAQCVHFLLASGIKDSCDSSGFKAVDLAKKPDVQQVFRAHLNELNPS